CCCGCTCTTGCGCCGGGTCGTGCGGAGCGATAGTTTCGTGATCACATATCACATAGGAAAGGCAGGTTGTCCCTGTGGAGGTCTCTCCGGACACCCTCGAAGCACAGTGCCGGGACGTTCTCCGACGCGCCGGCGCGAACGCCCTGACCGCAGGCAGTCTCGCCCGGGCCACTGTCGCCGCCGAGATCCGCGGACGCGCGGAGGTGGGCGTCGTTCACCTCCTGGACTATCTCACCGCCCTTCGACGGGGCGCTCTCAACGGCACGGCGGTTCCCTCGGTCTCCCGGTCTGGAGCGGTCGTCAGCGTCGATGCCGTCGAAGGTACGGCGCAGGGGGCGTTCGACACCGCACTCCCCACACTGCTCGAAGCCGCAGACGACCAGGGTATTGCGGTGCTGCGTCTGCACAACTCGTTTACCTGTGGTGAACTCGCGTACTACACGACAGTGCTGACAGACCACGGCCTCCTGTCCCTCGCGGTCGCGAACTCTCCGGCGCTCGTCGCTCCGGACGGTACCGCTACCGCGGTCCTCGGAACGAACCCGATGTCGTTCGCCGCCCCGGCGGACCCGTCACCCCTGGTGATCGACCAGGGCATCAGTGCAGCTGCATATGTCACCGTCCGCCGTCGTGCTGAGGGAGGCCGTGAGATTCCGTCGACATGGGCCGTCGACCGTGACGGCCGTCCGACCACCGACGCCGCCGATGCACTCGCGGGTTCTCTCCGCCCGGCGGGTGGGCAGAAGATGACGAACATCGGGCTGATGGTCGAGGCCCTCGCCGCATTCGCCGGTGCTCAGTGGTCCACCGATGCGGCGGGGTTCGATGCCGGGAGCGACAGTCCTTCCGTCGGGATGTTCCTGCTCGCCGTCCGTCCGGAGTCCGCGGCGGCGGGTTACACGGAGCGACTCGGTGCCCAACTGCACCACCTCGAGGAGGATTACGGGATGGCCTTGCCTGGACGGCGACGACCTCCGGCGCAGGTTCTCGACATTGCCGACGACGTGTACCAAGCACTCGTGGAGAAGCGGTGACCTGCCATGTCATCTGAGCCGTCACACGGGGCGTGAAACGACCGGAAGATGATCTCTTGCAAAGGCTCAGATCAACCTCCCGGGGATCAGGCCTTCAACCGCTCCGACCTCAGCTGGGCGACCTCACCGTCGAGCTGGGTGGCGAAAGCACCGGTCAGCGGAGGCAGGTCGGCGAGCGTGGTGTCCATTGCCGAGGCAAGCAGCAGATCAGCCAGCTGGGGGTTCCGGGCGAGTACCGGGCCGTGCATGTAGGTCGCCACGATCGAGCCCTGCACGGCACCCTCGAAGTAGACTTCCTTGCCTGCCCGGTCATGGCCCAGACCAGCGGACAGGGCACCGTGGGCGTCGGTGTTGCCCACCCCTTCGGTGACATACCCCAGCGGGGAGGCGTCCGGGCCCAACAGCGTCGCACCCTGGTGATTGGCGAAGCCGGTCAGCGGGTCGGTCAACACACCTGCCGAGCCGAGTGAACCGGCGGTCAGTCCGAACCCCTTCAGATCCGGGTTCGAGCGGACTTCACCGATCATGCGGTTCTGCAGCGAGGACGTGGTGACGTCAAGGAGCCCCAGGCCGTCGACCATCCGGTCCGAGGCACGGAAGGAGGTGCCGAAGACCTGTAGTCCGGCGCAGATCGCAAGGACAGGTCGCCCGGCCTGGACTGCGCGCGCCATCGCTCCATCAGCGATCAGATGGTCGGCGGCGAGGATCTGGGCGACGTCCTCGCCACCGCCGACGGTGTAGATGTCCAGGGTCTCCGGAACACCGTCCCCCAGGGTGATGGGGTGGATCTCGGCGCTGATACCGCGCATCCGGGCACGTTGACGCAGGACCAGCGCGTTACCGTCGTCGCCGTAGGTGCCCAGGACGTCGGGCAGGACGAGGCCGATATTCAGGGTCGCTTCACGGGCGGCATTCACTGGGAGATCTCCTTCTGCAGGTCCTTACGCAGGTCACGGAAAGCGGTGTAATTGGCCAGGACCTCCACACGACCGGGCGGGAAGGCGCGTACCGCAGCGACGGTGTCGGCGACGGTCTGGTGTTCCACACCGGCGTAGCCCAACCGGACGGCCAGGTCGGCGGACCGCTCACCGGCGGCGACGACCTTGATGTCCTCGAAGTTCTCGAACTTCACGTCCCACAACCAGGACAGGTCCTGACCGTCGGCGACCTGGCCGTTCACGGCGATGACCAGGCCGTCCGCCGAACGGTCAACCATGGACAGTGCCTCCTGCCACCCTGCGGGATTCTTGGCGAGAAGCAGGTGGATTTCGCGCCCCTCGAGGTTGACGGTGGAGTACCGTCCGGCGACATCGTCCACACGCTCAGCGGCGGCGAGAGCTGTCGTCTCGTCCACACCCAGCGCGACCGCCGCAGCGATCGCCTGCGCGGCATTGCCGCGGTTGGCGTTGCCCGGCAGCTTCAGTGACATCGGCATCAGTTCCCCGTCCGGGGTGGACAGGCCCTCGGCGGTGACGGTCCAGGTGGGCGACGGGCGACGGAACTCCCGGCCGTCCGCCAGCGGTTTTACCGCGAACCAGTCCGGCGAGCCGTCGTCCTTCTCCGTACGGATGACCGCGCCGCCGGTGCGGGGACAGGACGTTGAGTCACCGGTGAAACCGACACCGGCGGAAACCCACACCACGTTCGGGCAGTCCCATGCCACCGAGGTGACCTGGACGTCATCACAGTTGGCGACGACGGTCATCCCGGGACGTTTCTCCACGCACTCCCGGAGGACACGCTCGATCTTGTTGATCTCACCGACGCGGTCAAGCTGGTCACGGGACAGGTTCAACAGGACCAAGACATCACAGTCGAGCTTCTCGGCGATGGCGGGAACGTGGAGCTCGTCGACCTCCAGGACGATGCGGTCGCGGCCACGACCGGCCAGCAGCGCCGAGATGACTCCGGCATCCATGTTGTCGCCACCGTCGTTGGTGGCGACGGTGCCCAGCGTACGAACCGCTTCGGCGAGCATGCGGGTGGTCGTGGACTTCCCGTTCGTGCCTGTGACGATGGTGCAGGGGCGGCCGTCACCGAGCTGCTCCATGAGCTTGGGATCAATCACGTTGGCGATGAGTCCGCCGATCATGCCTCCGGAACCGCGGCCTGTCTTCTTCGATGCCCAGGTCGCGAGGTCCGCGGCACGGACAGCAAGTGAGGTCAACACACCCATTGCTTCGATCACCCTTGTTTCTGGTTCTGAGTCTGGTTCTGCTTCTGCCGGTTCTGGTTTCCACCGCCGGACCGTCCTGACCCTCGACGGCGCCGGCGGCGGTTAGAGGAGGAACGCCCCGATCCCGTGCCGCCGCTGTTCTTACCGGTGGAGGGGGAGTCCTGCGGGGTGTCGGTGTTTCCACCCTGGTCGCCGTGGCCGGCCTGCTTCCCCTGACCGTTCTGACGGTTCTGCCCGCCCTGGCCACCACGGCCACGACCGCCCCGGGACTGGTTACGGCTGCGGTTCTGACCACGCCCCTGGTTCCTCCCCTGGCTGCGGTTCTTCCCGCGTTGAGGCGCAGGAATCCGTGGGGTCGCGGGCCGGGCATCCGGTACGGCGATCTCCGTCGATCCTTCGGAGACGTCCTCCAGTGCCGCGAGAAACTCGTTGTCCGTGAACAGCGGGATGCTCTTGCGTTCCCCGTGCATCGCCTTGCCGCGCAGCTCGTGGCTGCGGTTGCAGACCACCAGGCTGGAGGTCCGGTTGAGTTTCTCGCTGTAGACCAGGCCGGCGCGGGTCGCGGAGCTGATCAGCACATCGGGATCAACGCCGACATCCGGGCTGACGACGAATTCCATCCCCTGTACCAGGGCCGGTCCGTCCGGGGTTCCAGGATTGCCGAAGGGGCGCGGTGACGTCGTGGCGTCCACCCGCACCGTACTGCGCTGCAGGCCGAAGCGGTCGGCGGTGAGGTCGGACGGGTCAGCGACCGACAGGCCACCGGGGGTGTTGTCGGCGGTGTCCGCCGCGAGGTCCCGCTGGGTGCTGTAGAGCGGAAAGAGAATACGGTTGTCGGCGAGCAGCAGGTCATCGGCGAGGACGTCGGCCCGTTCCAGACTCGCGGCCTGACCCAGCCCCGGCAGCGCATCGGACGGAAGGACGAGGCCGTGAGCCTCGGCGTAGTGGGCCGCGATGCTCCGCAACCGGGGGTCTGCCACCGGCACGCCGGCACGTCTCGACGACGCCAGGGTGTCGACGATGCGCGCCGGGGTGGGCACAGCGACCTTCTTCGGTCGACGCTGATTACGCCGCCGTCCCCGCGGGTTGTTCCGCTGGGCGCCACGGTTGGCGGCGCGCTGGGCCCGCCGGTACTCGAACTGGATGAACCCCCAGGTCATTGTGGTGTTGTGACAGATCAGTGTCCGTCCGTCGATGAGGTCGAACAACAACGGGGCCACGGTGGCGAATCCGGGGGCCTGGCCAAGGTCGGCCTCGGTGTAACCGTGCAGATGCCACGGACCGGGGTCCTCGCCGGGATTGATCTGCTGCACGATGCCGGTGACCGGGGTTGTCTCGTCGGTTGTCTCGTCGGTCGTCTCGGCGACTCCGGCGGCGTCTGCGGCCACCGTGGAGCCGACCTGTGCGGAGGCCGGACGGTTTCCGCTGAAGACCGCACGCTCGCCGTCGGCGGTGTGCAGGGTCGCGGAGAAAGCGACGAGCCGCGAGGTACTGGGGTGGATTCCCGAGGTCGCAACGGTGATCTCGACGAAGGGGGCCTCCTCCACGCTCGGCAGCGTGCCGTGGAAGGTCTTCGGAAGATGACGGTGGGAGGTTCTCGGGGGGAGGGTGTTGTCGGCACCAGCGGTGGTTGCGGTGATTTCGCTGGTATCGGTGCTGGTGCCCTGCTCGGCCTGCTCGATGATCTGGGCGGAAGGGGGTGCGGAGCGACGGTGAACCTGACGACGGCGTCGTCGGGAACGGCCCTGCCCGCTTCGCGGGGCGCCGTCAGCGGCGTCGGGGCCGGAACCGGGGGAAGTCATGGAGGACATCATACGTTCCGCCACGCCGCCGGTGCTAAGGCTCCCGAACTTCGGGGCTGTCGGTGGTGAACCACACCGTGATCCAGTTGTTGGGGTCAGCCCCACCGAGCTCCGCGGCGACGGCCTGGCGGATGCCGTGCCATTCGGTCAGCGGACGCGGTGGAATGTCGGGGGAGACCTCGAAGGCGATCTCCACCTGGCGGGACCGTCCGACCTGCGCGGCATAGACCTCAGCACCGAGGAAGCCTTCTTCCGCGACGATCCGGTCGGCGACCGCACGTCCCTGCGCATGCAGGTCCGGTGGGGTGACCAGTGCAATCTCCGAGAGTGCGCGGGTCAGCGTGCGCAGCGGGACCGGAATCAGCACGGTGGCCACGATGATCAGCACGACCGGGTCGACGTAAGGCATCAGGTGCTCGTAGGACGTTCCGTCGATGATCATGCCGATGATGAATGCGACCAGCAGCGCGCCAGTCACCCCGGCGCCCATGATCCAGCCCTTGACGTCCATGGCGACGAGGGCGGAGTTGATTGTCCTGTTGGCGCGGTGTTCGGCGATGGCGGTGCCGCAGGCCAGGATCAGAACAACGACCGTGTAGATCACCGCGGGACCGAACTCCACCTCGCGGCCGCCGTCCAGCACGGCGGTGACCGCCTGGAGGAGCGCGTAGCCGGCGACTGACATCATCACCAGAGCATTCAGGCACAGGACGAGCGGCTCGAAGTGCCAGAACCCCATGCTGAAGCGACGGGGGAGACCCTGCGCGGTTGAGGTGGCGATGAGCCCGGCGAGGATGATGGACACCACCGACATCACGGCGTCGACGAGGGAGAAGACACCGTCGAACATGATGGCTGCGGAGCCGGAGACCAGGCCGAAACCGATGCCGAGACAGGACAGGACGAGGATCGAGACCAGCGACACGCGCAGGGTCTGTTGTTCGGTACGCACGGGGCACCTCGAGGAGAAGAGTGAAGGGTAGACAGCGTCACACGAAAAACGCCGGACACCGGGGGTGTCCGACGTTCACTCTTGCACAGTGGCGGAGGTGCGGCCAACTGCTGTCACACAGGCTCAGACTCCGCCCAGCACACCCTGAGCGACCGGCTCCTTGGCGTGGGCACGGTTCACACCGGAGGTGATCGCTTTCAGGGACGCGTAGGTGATTGAACCGGCGATACCGACACCCCAGACCTGCTGACCGTCGATCTCGGCCAGTACATAGGCGGCGGCCTCGGCGTCGTCACCTGCGGTACGGGCGTGCTGGAAGTACTCCTGGACCTCCACGTCGACCCCCAGCGTCTCCAACGCATTGCAGTATGCGGCGATCGGACCATTGCCTCGGCCCTGGATGGTCCGGGCCGACCCCTCCCATTCGATCTCCGCAGTGACCTTGGTCTCGGAGCCTTCGGTCTGCGGGCCGTCGACGGTGACGGAGATCTGCTCCAGCGGTGCGGTCCGCTCCAGGTACTCACCGGTGAAGATGTCCCACATGGCCTTGGAGTTGACCTCGCCACCCTCTGCCTCGGTGACGGCCTGCACGACTCCGGAGAACTCGACCTGCATCGGGCGGGGCATGTCGATGCCGTGGTCGGTCTTCATGATGTAGGCCACGCCGCCCTTGCCGGACTGCGAGTTCACGCGGATCACGGCCTCGTAACTGCGGCCGATGTCCTTCGGGTCGATCGGCAGGTAGGGCACCTCCCACTGGATCTTCCGGAACTCTTCCTCGGAGATTTCGTTGGCGTGATGCCCGGGAGCGACGATGTCGGCCAGAGCGTCGATACCCTTGTTGATGGCGTCCTGATGGGACCCGGAGAATGCGGTGAAGACCAGGTCGCCACCGTACGGCTGGCGTTCAGGCACGACCAGCTGGTTGCAGTACTCCACCGTGCGTCGAATCTCATCGATGTCCGAGAAGTCGATCTGCGGGTCCACACCCTGGGTGAACATGTTCAGTCCCAGTGTAACCAGGTCCACGTTGCCGGTGCGCTCGCCGTTGCCGAACAGGCACCCTTCGATGCGGTCTGCGCCGGCCATGTAGCCCAACTCCGCAGTGGCCACACCGGTGCCACGGTCGTTGTGCGGGTGCAGCGACAGGATCACCGAGTCGCGCCGGGCGATGTTGCGGCTCATCCACTCGATACCGTCGGCGTAGACGTTCGGGGTGATCATCTCCACCGTGGACGGCAGGTTGATGATGATCGGGTTGTCCGGGGTCGGGTCCATGATGTCGATGACCGCGTCACAGACCTCCTTGGCGTACTCCACCTCGGTGCCGGTGTACGACTCCGGGGAGTACTGCCAGCGCCAGGTGGTGTCGGGGTAGTCCTTGGCGACCTCCTTGATCAGCTCCGCGGCATCGGTCGCCAGCTTCTTGATGGCGGCCTTGTCCTTACGGAACACGACCCGGCGCTGCAGGATCGACGTGGAGTTGTAGAAGTGCACGATCACGTTCTTCGCGCCCTCACAGGCTTCGAAAGTCCGACGGATCAGGTGCTCACGGGCCTGGACCAGGACCTGGATGGTGACGTCCTTGGGGATCATGTCGTTCTCGATGATCTCACGGACGAAGTCGAAGTCAGTCTGGGAGGCAGACGGAAAACCGACCTCGATCTCCTTGTATCCCATGCGGACCAGCAGGTCGAACATACGGCGCTTACGCTCCGGGCTCATCGGGTCGATCAGCGCCTGGTTGCCGTCACGCAGATCGACGGCGCACCACTGTGGTGCGGTGTCGATAACTTTGTCCGGCCAGGTGCGGTCCGGCAGCTGGAAACGCTCGACCTCAGTGAAGTGCGGCTGGTAACGGTGTACCGGCATCTGGGAGGGGCGCTGTTTATTCCAGCTCTTCTGTCCCTCGGGAATCTCACCGGCCGGGGTGGAGATGCGGGCAGGTGCTGCGATGAAGGAATCAGAGGGGGTCATGGTGGTGCTCCTTGGATCGGTGGGAAGAAAAAATGGCCATCACCGACCGGCACGACTCAACTCCGCGACGGGGAGCCGGTCGGTTTTTCAGAACCTGACCCCGCCGCGGCAGAGAAGGAGGAGCTGCGCGCGCGAGTTATTCATGGCGACCACTGTAACACGGTGACTGTCACGGTGTGAAAGGAGAAGTGTGACCGGGGTTACGCCCGGGGTGAGACGGTACGCTGGTCGACCGTGAACACTTCAGTATCCGCAGGTCCCGGCACATCCCGTGCGACCGGGACGAACATCCCGCTGACCACGGCGGTGGTGGCCGCTGTCGTGACCGTGGTAACCGGAGCCGTGCAGTTCATCGTGATGGCGGTCTGGGGTGCGCGCGGGGGTCTCAGCCTTCGTGAGGTCCTGATGCAGTGGGATGCGCACTGGATGACGATGATCTCGGAATACGGCTACTCCGGTTTCGTGATGTCTCCTGACCAGACTGATCCGGTGCAGTGGGAGTCCGTGGCCTTCTTCCCCGGGTATCCGGTACTGGTACGGGTTGTCGCGGCACCGATGGCCGTGCTGGACGTGGCAGATGCCACTTATGTTGCGGCGCTGGTGGTGTCCGCCGTGGCGACGGTGGTCCTGGCATGGGGAGTGTCCATGCTGGCGGTGGAGCTGTGGCGTCGGCGCGGGTCGAACCCGGGTGCCGGTGGCCCGTCGGACCGCAGGACAGTAGTCGTGCTGTCGACGGCGGTGACGGTACTGGCGGTCGGAGCACCGATGGGGATCGTCTACTGGATGCCCTACTCGGAGAGCCTGTTCACCGCCGTGACGGTGTGGGCACTGTACTTCCTGCTGCGACGCCGTTTCCTCCCGGCGGGCGTCCTGACCATGGTCGCCGGTGCGACCCGCGTGACCGCCACGGCACTGATTCTCACCTTGTGCGTGGCTGCCATCGTGGAACTGTGGCGGTGGTGGCGGAACCGTCGCACAGCTCATAAGCAGCCGGTGGGGGCGTTTCCTGCGGCGGCAGTATCTGCGCCGGTGATCGGGTCCCTCGGTATCGCTGCCTATCTGGCGTGGGCGGACAGCAAGGTCGCTGATATCGGCGGGTACTTCGCCGCCCAGGAACGGGGTTGGCACTCCGGGGTCGACCTGGGTGCGGCAACACTGCGGTGGCTGGCGGGTAACTTTCCCGGCGAACTGACCGGGTACACAATCTCCAGTTGGTCGATGATCCTGGTGGCCCTGCTGTGCGCAGTGTCGGTCTGGATGCTGTGGTCCGGACGTATCCCGTGGCAGGTGTGGCTGCCCGCGATCATTCTGGCCGGCATCGTCCTGGGCTCTGACGGGATCATGCATTCCCGTCCGCGACTCCTGCTGGTGCCGGTGCTTCTGCTCGCACTTCCCCTGGTGGTAGAGCTGGTGCGCATGTGGAGGACTGCGACGCGATCGCAGACGACCGTCATGGCGGGCGTGGCACTCGGTGCGGGTGCGGTGTTGTGGTGTGTGCTCGGCTTCTGGGTGTCCGGCGAGATGCTCATCGTCTTCGAATACGCGATCTGAGCCTGACTGGGATCGGGTTTCGCTCCGACTCATAGCGCGGGGGTGAACGCTGTGGTTATGGGGTATGCGGAGCAGTTATGGTGTCGTGTGGCGGTCAGGGGATGCGACCTACGCTGGTCTCATTATGACTGGTCGAATGACGCTTGAAGCTCTGCGGTATGCAGACGCGGTCACGCATATAGGCTCGTTTAGCGGTGCAGCCCGTCGGTTCGGTGTGACTCAGCCGGCGTTGTCGACGGCAATTGCGAAGCTCGAGTCGCATCTCGGAGCCAAACTGTTCCTGCGAACACCTCGGGGGACGGAACCGACCACATTCGGCGAGACGATTCTCCCGAGAATCTCGCAGGCCATGTCAATACTGGCGAGGATGGAAACAGAGGCGGAGTCACTGACGCTGAGCGGCTCAGGGACAGTCCGGGTGGGCACGTCCCCGCAGATCGACAAGAAGATTGTGGCGCAATTCAGGGATGCCGTCCACGGCCCCGATGCGCTGGTGGCCGGCCACGATCTCACTCTTCTTGAGGCGGAGCTTGATCCATTGGAGGAGTACCTGAGGATCGGAAGCCTCGATATGCTGATCATCCCCGCGCTGGGAGTGCTGCCCTCCTACAGTCACCGGTTGATTGACTCCGACTACCTTGTGCTGGTTGAGCCAAAAGAGGACCTGACCTCAGCGGAGGGTGATACCGGGAACCCCGTAACGGTGCAGCAGCTCTCTGAACGAGAACTGATCCTGTCGCGCCACGGCTGCGGTATTACCAGGATGACCGAAGGCATGTTCCGGGAAGAGGGGTGCGACTTGGTGTTATCGGATGTAGAGGTGACGAACTGCAGTACCCTGCTGGGATGGGCTGACAAAGGGATGGGGTCGGTCGTGTTGCCTGAGCGTAACGTGCGGGGTTTTCCCACCAGACGTATCGTGCGCGAGGATGGAACTTTCGTGGAGATGTTCTACGAGTTCATCTGGAACCCTGAGTCGAAGAGTGCCGTTTATCTGGAAATGCTCGCTGACCTACTCAAAGCGTCTCCGTCGAAGTCGGAGTGAGTGTTTCTTAAGGCGCTTCGCCGTGGCGTCGTGAACATACTGCGTGTCCTCGCACGTGTCCTGCCGCAGTGACCTCGTGCCAGTCTGTGGGGGCATACAACTGGCTGATAACCCACATAACTCGTTCAGCTCTACCGGGCCGTCGTGCACTTTCATAGCCTGAGAACGACGATAGGTGACGGACTCACGGGGTTTCTTTGAACCGGGCCGCCGCGAAGGAACTGTAGGAGGTACGGAAAATGACTGCCGTTGTGCCCCGGGGAGAGGACAAGGTCCTTCCAGCCCGTCCGGCGCCCCAAGGACAGAAACACCAGAAAGGCGGACACGCATGGGCGATGCTGACTACCACGGACCACAAACAGCTCGGCATCATGTACATCATCACCGCTTTCATCTTCTTCGGGGTCGGTGGCCTCATGGCGCTGCTGATGCGGGCCGAGCTGTTTCACCCGGGTCTGCAGTTCCTGTCCAATGAGCAGTTCAACCAGCTGTTCACCATGCACGGCACGGTTATGCTGCTGCTGTTCGGTACCCCGATTGTCTGGGGTTTCGCCAACTTTATTCTGCCTCTGCAGATCGGCGCTCCGGATGTGGCTTTTCCGCGGCTCAACGCCTTCGGCTTCTGGATCACCACCTTCGGTGGCATCATCATGCTCACCGGTTTCCTGACCCCCGGTGGTGCGGCGGACTTCGGCTGGACGATGTATATGCCCCTGGCCGACGCCATCCACTCCCCGGGCGTGGGCTCGCAGTTGTGGATCGTCGGTGTAGGACTGACCGGTGTCGGTACGATTGCCTCTGCGATCAACATGATCACCACGATCCTGTGCCTGCGTGCACCGGGGATGACGATGTTCCGCATGCCGATCTTCTGCTGGGGGATTCTCACGACCTCCCTCCTGGCTCTCCTGATCTTCCCACTGCTGACCGCTGCAGCGCTCGGTGTGCTCTACGACCGATTGTTCGGAGGGCACATTTTCGACGCTGCCAACGGCGGGGCTGTCCTGTGGCAGCACCTGTTCTGGTTCTTCGGCCACCCCGAGGTCTACGTGCTGGCCCTGCCGTTCTTCGGCGTCATTTCGGAGATACTTCCTGTGTTTTCCCGGAAGCCTCTTTTTGGCTATGTCGGCCTGGTGTTTGCAATGCTCTCGATTGCGGCGTTGTCGTTGGCGGTGTGGGCGCACCACATGTTCGTCACCGGTGCGGTGCTGCTGCCGTTCTTCAGTTTCATGACCTTCCTGATTGCCGTGCCGACCGGCATGAAGTTCTTCAACTGGCTGGGCACGATGTGGAAGGGCCGGATCACCTTTGAAACGCCGATGATCTTCGCACTCGGTTTCTTCGCCACGTTCCTCTTCGGTGGTCTCACCGGTGTGATGCTGGCGTCGCCGGCGCTGGACTTCCAGCTGTCGGATACCTATTTCGTGGTCGCCCACTTCCACTACACGTTGTATGGAACCGTCGCATTCGCCTCTTTTGCCGGAGTGTATTTCTGGTTCCCGAAGATGACCGGCCGCATGCTGGATGAGAAATTGGGCAAGATCCACTTCTGGTTGACCTTCATCGGTTTTCACATGACGTTCCTGGTGCAGCACTGGCTGGGCAACATGGGTATGCCGCGTCGTTACGCTGACTACCTGGATTCCGACGGGTTCACCCTGTTGAACCAGGTTTCCACGGTCGGTGCGTTGATTCTGGGTATCTCGGTGTTGCCGTTCGTCTGGAATGTGTTCAAGTCCTGGCGTTACGGTGAGGTCGTCACCGTGGATGATCCGTGGGGCTACGGTAACTCGCTGGAGTGGGCGACGT
The genomic region above belongs to Corynebacterium glyciniphilum AJ 3170 and contains:
- the ctaD gene encoding aa3-type cytochrome oxidase subunit I, which translates into the protein MTAVVPRGEDKVLPARPAPQGQKHQKGGHAWAMLTTTDHKQLGIMYIITAFIFFGVGGLMALLMRAELFHPGLQFLSNEQFNQLFTMHGTVMLLLFGTPIVWGFANFILPLQIGAPDVAFPRLNAFGFWITTFGGIIMLTGFLTPGGAADFGWTMYMPLADAIHSPGVGSQLWIVGVGLTGVGTIASAINMITTILCLRAPGMTMFRMPIFCWGILTTSLLALLIFPLLTAAALGVLYDRLFGGHIFDAANGGAVLWQHLFWFFGHPEVYVLALPFFGVISEILPVFSRKPLFGYVGLVFAMLSIAALSLAVWAHHMFVTGAVLLPFFSFMTFLIAVPTGMKFFNWLGTMWKGRITFETPMIFALGFFATFLFGGLTGVMLASPALDFQLSDTYFVVAHFHYTLYGTVAFASFAGVYFWFPKMTGRMLDEKLGKIHFWLTFIGFHMTFLVQHWLGNMGMPRRYADYLDSDGFTLLNQVSTVGALILGISVLPFVWNVFKSWRYGEVVTVDDPWGYGNSLEWATSCPPPRHNFTSMPKIRSERPAFELHYPHMVKTAREEAHVGRHF